The region TTTATCTACACATTTAGTAAATTAAAATTTGTGTTCGTCCATTGGAATCTCTAAGCAGGGATGTTCAATTTCATTCCTTGAGGACCACTattatgcatgtttaaaaactttatctctaacacacctgattcaaatgatcagctcatcatcaagctctgcagaagcctgataacgatcctgatcatttgaatatggtgtgttggaggagggaaacgtCTGAAAGATGCAGGATAGtggccctcgagggccggatTTGAACCAggcattttccccaaaatgtctgATCAAAttgtgtatataaaaaaaaaacgaagtgTACAAGCCTCAGGAGTTCTCATCCTAAAACAGGCTACACACATAAAGATTTTTAATGTCTTAATGGATTCTttggaggataaaaaaaaacgtgttagaAATTAAATTCAAACACAGATGGCACAGATGTACTTCCATACCAGTGGAACCTCTGAAGAAAGTCACAGAGCTTAGCGGTGCTACATTCCGGACCCACATGCCATAGCTGAAACTCTGCAATATAAAGAAACcttacataaataaaacatttttataaagtTTTATCCCTTCCACGTgctttatatacaatataaacaatgtataaaagacaaaaattcTAGTTGCAGGAATACCATGTATAAGgtactgtacatactgtgtagtgcagtgtttcccaaccaggGCTACGTGAGCACAATTCAGGGAgtgtataaaaacatttaataatctgTTTCCAAGATCAATAGATCACAACAGCTGCGTGTCAGCTCAAGAGTTATGCTTGCAGGGTTGCTAAACAGTCGCCCCTTCGAAGTTATTTCCCTACAATTAACTTTATTTTCTCCTTCTTGGTAAGGGGAGAACAGGAAGCTTCATGGAGGAGGAGCCTCCTCttccaaaaaggaaaagaatcctttaaaaaaaatctactcatTTTGCCCTAAGGACAACATGACTAGCACGCACAGTAGCACCCTACAGTGAATAGCAAAAGTCGGTTTGTAATTACttataaatgccacaagatggcgacaaagCACGTTTTGTCAAAAACCTGTGAATTTTTAAATAGTGGAGGATaagttccccccaaaaatgagtgAACAAGCGAATTTACGAACTGCAAATATGCAAGGGTTCATTGTACATGCATGTGCCTTTAAGAAGCAGGGCTTGTTGGGTTGGCATGTGATCATGTCGGCGAGTTTGCGTTTGAGTGTCAGGGCGTGAgcaatgaaattggttacaatagaaagtaactctagatagatcacttggaaatatattttttgtatcaacttattgtattctaaatgtgtttattaattgttataagtgattacaatataatatatatataatacagtgtttaaaaatggaaatgtgtgtctagatagatcaccaggcatgaccagctcagtggcctaatGGTAGAGTGTCTACCCTGAGACCAGcaactataaaaatgggacccatttgcctccccgctagaaatgcggagaacgaatttcgccccacttgggtgggtgtgacaatcactttttggggggtcacgggattcccccaaaaatgtcagcctctaacacagattaCCCAATCtgggggtcaatttgaccaatctgtttttGGGGTGTATCtggtgtatttattattttctatagaaaaaaatatgtttccaAATCCAAACAAGCAAACTTTAGAGGCTCCActctacttaaaaataaaattgaaattacatttttttccctatcaTTCTAAAATACAGTATTGATGGTGAAGAAAAACTTGTGTTTGAAAGTTAAATTCAGATAGCACAAACTTCCAAGCTCAAACACCTTGACCTCCTTTTGTTACAGTGGATGTGAATCTAAGCGCCAAGACGGCCCACCCCACTCTTTCGATCTCTGAtgacagaaaacaggtgagacaGAGCGACAAGCGCCACGAGGTGCCCGACCACCCCAAACGCTTCGACCGGGTGGTCAACGTCCTCGCCAAAGAAAGCTTCAACAGCGGGAGGTCCTACTGGGAGGTGGAGGTCGGCGAGAAGATAGAATGGAGCTTGGGTGCGGTCCGACAGTCCATCAACAGGAAGGGCCGCTTCACCGTTTGCCCTGCCAACGGTTTCTGGACTCTGAGTCTGAAGGTGGGCGGGCAGTACGTCGCAAACACCTCTCCGGTGAGTGCGGTGGCACTGGAGCAGAGGCCCAGAAAGGTGGGCGTCTTTGTTGATTACGCCGAAGGCCGCGTGTCCTTCTATTGTGCAGAGACGGGCGTCCACATTCACACCTTCAACGACACGTTCACAGACGGCCTGCACCCGTTTTTCTGTCCCGGTCGGCTGCACGGTGGCAAAAATGCTGAGCCGCTCATCATTAGCTCCAGCTTTTGCAGCATCTGATCACCCTGAAAAGAAGGTTGTGATCCTTTAGTGGTTCTATAGTGTCGACACATTCTATCTATCTTAACATGTCAAGGTTGTTTTCTACATGTATCACTCCGGGGACAAAGGAGTCCTGGTCCTATATTTGTCCTGCGTAAGGAGACTGACTGTAAGGGATGCTGGAAATGGAGCTGCCAGTACAGAAGATGCCCAAAGAGGAGGCTGGTGGATGGAGTTGGAGCGCTACACTCGAAACTATCAATGAAGCCAGAAGATGAGCAGACATGAGGCCAAAGCAGGACTGGGATAGAGGGTGAGGGAGGTGGGCTTGTCCGCAGCCAAACAGCGGCTTATTGTGCTCGTACACCAGGCACCGGGAGACGCATTCATGtattggcacacacacacatggacacacaTTTGTGCCCACTGCCACAACACTTGGGCAGCATCTCCTTGCCACTTGACGTTGCTCGAGGCTCTGACGCCAGCTGCCTGCTTGTGGAATTGATTAAACTCCCCCATCGCACCCCAAGAGCGTCGGACCACCTGATCTGGTGAACTGCTGAGGACAGGAAGAGTCCAGTTTGAGGTAAATACATTTGGTGGTGTAAATGGCTTTTTACATAAATGTCATCTTTGTCTTCATGAATAGCTGGGGTGTCACTGCCCAAATATATTGCACTGAGTGCCACATACAGAATATATTGTGTGCAGTTTAATTCTTCATCGTTTTGTTGCACACGAAAACCAAACCGATGTGGGATGAGATGATCATCAGTTCAATATATGATCAGcatcacttttgttttcaaGGTGGCAAAGCAAAtggttatttttcaaaattttcaaccagactttttacacccctaatgtaaaaatgtataatgtAGCTATAGAGCTTCTCCTGATTTGAATCCAATTGAATAGATATCCATCTTCTGCATACTGTATGCCTGAATTGTTTTCTCAGAATTCATGtattattcacaaaaaaatgaaggagTTTTTACTTCAATGCTTATCCACATCCACAACTAGCCTTCTGAGATTGGTTCTTTGTTCCACAAAGTGTCAGAGAAATCAGTTTTCCCAATGTCAGCAACCTCTTGGTCAatattcaaagttttttttaattaatgttatTGGACAGTTTGATTCCCAGTAATTGACTAATGTGAATGCTGACTGACATGGTCCTTGTTGTAGCCCACTCCAAAACGGTTCCATGAAAGCTCACTTGTGTTCCCCGACGGGCTCGGTGCTTTTTCCGAGATTAGCTGCTTAGCTCAACACCCACAGACACTCCCTATCAAATAAGGCCTTTCTCTGTGCTACTGCCTGGAATCCAATAAACACGGGCCTGGGTCCAAATAGTTATGGTAACCATATGCTTGGTTAGTCTTTGCGTGTGGTTAGAAATGAGTAGAATGTCCATTGAGGTTTCACAGGCGAACCGGAGCCTAcagcagatataaaaagtctacacaccccagttcaaagaaaaatgagacaaagataaatgatttaaaactttttccaccattattATAACCTACAACCTGTTCAaatcaactgaaaaaaatattataatgcggttgcacaagtgtgcacaccctctcataACTTTTGATGTTtgtaaccaatcacattcaaacgggagtcagcacacacctgccacgaTTTAAAGTGCCAATAGTTAATCCCATGTAAAGTTCAGACATTCTAGTCAGCTTTTCCTGACAGTTATTTACTTTCTAAGTCTGAAGGTTTTTGGAATGGTTCATAACATCCTCCATGAATTCGCCTTCATGAAGTTGTCGCCTGCATGCTTTACCGTTGGCATGGTTCTCTTTTGGTGATGagtaatactttttttgtggcaaacAAAGATTTTGAATTATGTCCAAACATTTCTACCATGAAATTCTACATGTAGGAAAATGTGATATAGTCCAAAATTCAAATCTAAGACCTCTCTTTACTGTGGTCCAGAGTAGAATGTCATAAAACATTtatcattttctgctttttagaTCGCCCGTCCTGGTTTTAGCTGAGTGACATCATCACCTAAAGGAGTAAGCAGAAGAACGCGATTTAAGGACTACACTAAACAAGCAGAGACTTATTTAAAAACCTCAAACAACATGGCGACAACTGCCATGCAGCTGGTAGGCCTCATCATGTCCATCCTGGGCTGGGTGGCCGGGGTGGTCGTGATCCTGGTGCCGCTGTGGCGAGTCACCGCCTTCATCGGCAACAACTTGGTGACGGCTCAGATCATCTGGGAAGGCCTGTGGATGAATTGCATCGTGCAGAGTACGGGTCAGATCCAGTGTAAGATCTACGACAGCATGCTGGCGCTGCCCAGCGACATGCAGGCTGCCCGGGGCCTCACGGTGCTTTCGGTCATGCTGTGCGCCGTGGCCCTGGCTCTAGGGGTGCTCGGCGTTAAGTGCACCAAGTGCGTGGGTGTCAACAGCCTCAAGGCACGCATCGCCCGTATCTCGGGGGTGCTCTTCGCCGTTGCTGGCTTTCTCTTCCTGGTACCCGTCTGCTGGACCGCCCACTCCATCATCAGGGATTTCTACGACCCGCACGTGGCCGCGCCGCACAAGCGCGAACTGGGCCCGGGGCTCTACATCGGCTGGGGCGCAGCGGCGTTGCTCCTGGTCGGCGGGTCTCTGCTGTATGCCGGCTCCAGTCCGCCCGGCTTGCCCGGCTCGCCCACCTTCAGTAGCGGGGAAAGCAGCCCCCGTCGGGCACCCGCCTCACAGGTTAAAGGCTACGTCTAACATGCCCAACTACAAGATTCCCCCCAACTGATGACAAGCCTGTTTCACCCTCCTCTTGGTATTCAATGTTTTTCAGCAGGCTTAGAGAAAATTGAACTCCACGTATGatcaaataatcttttcttctatgcatgtcattgtaagatacaataaaacatttggcCTTTACTCATGTAgaacgtttttctttttgccgAGCATTTACACTAACATTCAAAAGTTTTGGAACACTTAGAAGTACCCTTATTTCTTAataaaaagcagtttttttatgaatattgtTTCATCCATcatcattttctataccacttatccATTCAATCATACCAAAAGACGATTTAAAGCCTTCAGTGACGCTGGCATGCATATTTTGTGAACGTGGGAAGGAATTGGagcacctggagaaaacccagtAAGATATGAAAAAGCAAATCAGAACTCAAAGACAAAAGTGTGCAGCTACTTTACATTAACTactttttaagattattttttttaactgctatTCTTTCAAGACTAAGGAGATTCCTTAGTGACGTGAAAACTTATCTACAATTGTGTGTTGTTTCCACTGTCTGTGTGACCTGAAATAATCTTGGTGACCCCAAACTTTTGTCTTGCTCATTTCAAGTAAGCAGCACACTGGCTTTGGTCCAGGCACAGTAGAACAATAGAACAATGATTGCATGCTTGTAGTGTTGTCTCTGCCATTCTCCACCAAGTAcagaatgaacaaaaaaatatttaccacCTTATTTACACTtacacaataatatattctggTTTAAAAACCAAAATGCTTGTTTTGCATCTCTATAGCAGCATCTGAAATATCACAATAAAGTTGATGATGGACCACAATAACAATGAGCGCCAGTGATCCGGGTGCCAGGTAGTGACTCATACATGACCTACGTCAGCCTGCCCTGGAACAAAGCTGATTGAGGCTCACTGTTGAGTACAGTAAGGGAGCCACTGTACAATCAAGACATATTTTAAGTGACAATGGGCATTAAGGGTGCGCTGATGATAGC is a window of Vanacampus margaritifer isolate UIUO_Vmar chromosome 2, RoL_Vmar_1.0, whole genome shotgun sequence DNA encoding:
- the cldnk gene encoding claudin k, producing MATTAMQLVGLIMSILGWVAGVVVILVPLWRVTAFIGNNLVTAQIIWEGLWMNCIVQSTGQIQCKIYDSMLALPSDMQAARGLTVLSVMLCAVALALGVLGVKCTKCVGVNSLKARIARISGVLFAVAGFLFLVPVCWTAHSIIRDFYDPHVAAPHKRELGPGLYIGWGAAALLLVGGSLLYAGSSPPGLPGSPTFSSGESSPRRAPASQVKGYV